One window of Methanogenium organophilum genomic DNA carries:
- a CDS encoding PUA domain-containing protein, with protein MSTELSQNSAGNRVRTIADYQFGKGAGAAIFPDECTFKLSTTKRIRYVMLDGVRIATVRAHDGRFTLSIEGAERLWRYLPAPAYRVTVAEEVAEYIMKGKNAMAKHVTAADPAIMAGEEVLVVTGDDKLIGTGNALLSGDEMMAFNYGGAVQVRSGRLI; from the coding sequence GTGTCAACAGAATTATCGCAGAACAGCGCAGGTAACCGCGTACGGACAATCGCAGATTACCAGTTCGGGAAAGGGGCAGGAGCTGCCATCTTTCCTGACGAATGCACATTCAAACTGTCCACCACCAAACGAATACGCTATGTGATGCTGGATGGTGTCCGTATCGCCACAGTCCGGGCACATGACGGAAGATTCACCCTGTCCATTGAAGGGGCAGAACGTCTCTGGCGCTACCTCCCCGCGCCCGCATACCGGGTAACTGTTGCAGAAGAGGTGGCCGAATATATCATGAAAGGAAAAAATGCAATGGCAAAACATGTCACCGCAGCAGACCCGGCAATCATGGCCGGAGAAGAAGTCCTCGTTGTCACAGGCGATGATAAGCTCATCGGTACCGGGAATGCGCTTCTCTCCGGTGATGAGATGATGGCATTTAATTATGGTGGAGCAGTACAGGTACGGTCAGGAAGGTTGATCTGA
- a CDS encoding single-stranded-DNA-specific exonuclease RecJ, translating to MTFEDDIRAVAHQIQDADAVTVISHIDADGITSEAIMMQACTDAEIPAKSVFVRQLEPMTMKYVPEDSSLKVFIDLGAGQQNLMEERGMRTEEVAIIDHHITQNVETPYLQANGQPYGHTQLSAAGVGYLVAKEMNPRHPHLGMLAKNAVVGNVGDMMAREHCGLTGPAREIAADGEKAGTIEILQRQFNSYGISTRPLRICLSYSDDPFIPGISNNELKAETFLRKLEIEERTAGGRQRVWEDLDQDEKSAIINGLAQQMLATGQDISRLLAEHYIFPEEERGTPLRNASEYATMLNACGRWARPRVGSAVCAGDRAQAYREGEEMLRHHKRIIREMMEYILDTGTIALSHIQHIHVRDRFPDTIVGIGAGMALSKLDFEKPIMVLCYLNDDPELVKVSMRTNTRMVERGIDLQAALMAASEEIGGGGGGHKIAAGAYIPRNAEEGFAERVNRIIAEQRR from the coding sequence ATGACGTTTGAGGATGACATCCGGGCGGTTGCCCACCAGATACAGGATGCAGACGCGGTCACCGTTATATCCCATATTGATGCGGACGGCATCACCAGTGAAGCAATTATGATGCAGGCATGCACAGATGCAGAGATCCCTGCAAAAAGTGTCTTTGTACGTCAGCTTGAGCCCATGACCATGAAATACGTGCCTGAAGACAGCAGCCTGAAGGTATTCATTGACCTTGGAGCAGGGCAGCAAAATCTGATGGAGGAACGAGGCATGCGTACCGAAGAGGTAGCAATTATTGACCACCACATCACGCAGAATGTAGAAACACCATATCTGCAGGCAAATGGTCAGCCCTACGGCCACACACAGCTATCTGCAGCAGGTGTCGGATACCTCGTTGCAAAAGAGATGAATCCAAGACACCCCCACCTGGGAATGCTTGCAAAGAACGCGGTCGTCGGGAATGTCGGCGATATGATGGCGCGGGAACACTGCGGCCTGACAGGACCCGCACGCGAGATCGCAGCAGATGGAGAAAAAGCCGGAACCATCGAAATTCTGCAGCGGCAGTTTAACTCCTACGGGATCTCCACCCGTCCCCTCCGAATCTGCCTCTCATACAGCGATGACCCGTTCATTCCGGGCATCTCCAACAATGAACTGAAAGCAGAAACATTTCTCCGTAAACTGGAGATAGAAGAGCGGACCGCAGGAGGGAGACAGCGGGTCTGGGAAGACCTTGACCAGGATGAAAAATCGGCCATTATCAACGGCCTTGCACAGCAGATGCTTGCAACGGGACAGGACATATCCCGCCTTCTCGCAGAACACTACATATTCCCTGAAGAGGAAAGAGGAACACCCCTGCGCAATGCATCAGAGTATGCGACCATGCTCAACGCCTGCGGACGCTGGGCGCGGCCCCGTGTGGGAAGTGCGGTCTGTGCAGGCGATCGGGCACAGGCATATCGTGAAGGAGAAGAGATGCTGCGCCACCACAAACGGATTATCCGGGAGATGATGGAGTACATCCTTGACACCGGCACCATTGCACTGAGCCACATCCAGCACATCCATGTCAGAGACCGGTTCCCGGACACCATCGTTGGTATCGGGGCAGGGATGGCGCTCTCGAAACTGGACTTTGAAAAACCAATCATGGTTCTCTGTTACCTCAATGACGATCCTGAACTCGTTAAAGTCTCTATGCGAACCAATACCCGCATGGTGGAACGGGGTATTGACCTGCAGGCCGCACTCATGGCAGCATCAGAAGAGATCGGTGGTGGTGGCGGAGGACATAAGATAGCTGCGGGAGCATATATTCCACGGAATGCCGAAGAGGGGTTTGCAGAACGTGTCAACAGAATTATCGCAGAACAGCGCAGGTAA
- a CDS encoding phosphopantetheine adenylyltransferase — protein MKIMVGGTFSPLHDGHKKLLSRSFELAGDDGHVIIGLSTDQFAGDKNHPIAPYEKRKEILTTFIQDSGYSATWNVIPLEDRYGATLDTDFDALVVSEETFPVSLEINRLRKERGRKKVDIHQITCVLADDGRWISSTRIYRGEIDDHGRVIR, from the coding sequence ATGAAGATTATGGTAGGGGGCACTTTCAGCCCGCTGCACGATGGACACAAAAAGCTGTTATCTCGTTCATTTGAGCTTGCAGGCGATGACGGGCACGTCATTATCGGTCTTTCGACAGATCAGTTCGCTGGGGATAAGAATCATCCAATTGCACCGTATGAAAAGCGTAAAGAGATTCTTACTACATTTATTCAGGATTCCGGGTATTCTGCGACATGGAATGTCATTCCCCTGGAGGATCGATATGGCGCGACCCTTGACACGGATTTTGATGCCCTTGTTGTCAGTGAGGAGACTTTTCCGGTAAGTCTTGAAATAAATCGTCTGAGAAAAGAACGCGGCAGAAAAAAGGTTGATATTCATCAGATCACCTGCGTCCTTGCCGATGACGGAAGGTGGATCTCTTCCACACGGATATACCGGGGAGAGATTGATGACCATGGGCGGGTCATCAGATGA
- the pyrB gene encoding aspartate carbamoyltransferase, with protein MKHIISIKDFGKEEIDSLLARAGAIDAAPQNQKTLDGKQVALLFFEPSTRTRMSFASAVARLGGTTITVDSVEGSSISKGETLADTVRVVSSYVDAIVLRHPKEGAARLASEFASVPVINAGDGAGQHPSQTLLDLYTIRQSMPLKNIHIGLLGDLRYGRTTHSLAYALSNYNVTIHTIAPPTLELPESLVDELHRRGCTVQEHADITDIIPNLDVIYTTRIQRERFPDAASYYNVAESYRITPEILDERKEGMIVLHPLPRAGEIDPRVDELPCARYFEQARNGVPVRMAMLEEVI; from the coding sequence ATGAAACATATCATATCGATAAAGGACTTTGGAAAGGAGGAGATAGACAGTCTTCTTGCCCGGGCAGGTGCCATTGATGCAGCACCGCAGAACCAAAAAACACTGGATGGAAAACAGGTTGCACTCCTCTTCTTTGAGCCAAGTACGCGTACACGGATGTCCTTTGCATCTGCAGTCGCACGGCTTGGAGGCACAACAATTACCGTTGACAGTGTTGAGGGGAGCTCAATCTCAAAAGGTGAGACACTGGCTGACACCGTGCGGGTAGTGAGCAGTTATGTGGATGCCATTGTTCTGCGCCATCCCAAAGAAGGGGCAGCACGTCTGGCAAGCGAATTTGCATCTGTCCCGGTAATAAATGCAGGTGATGGGGCAGGACAGCACCCGTCCCAGACACTGCTTGATCTCTACACAATCCGTCAGTCAATGCCGCTAAAAAATATCCATATCGGCCTGCTGGGTGATCTCAGGTATGGCAGGACAACCCATTCGCTTGCCTATGCGCTCTCCAATTACAATGTCACCATACACACCATCGCACCCCCAACCCTTGAACTCCCGGAGAGTCTGGTGGATGAACTACACAGACGCGGGTGCACGGTACAGGAACACGCAGATATCACCGATATCATCCCCAATCTGGATGTTATATACACCACCAGGATTCAGCGGGAACGATTCCCGGACGCGGCATCATACTACAATGTGGCAGAAAGTTACCGGATAACACCCGAGATCCTCGATGAGCGCAAAGAGGGGATGATTGTCCTCCACCCTCTGCCGCGGGCAGGAGAAATTGACCCACGGGTCGATGAACTCCCCTGTGCACGCTACTTTGAACAGGCACGCAATGGGGTGCCGGTACGAATGGCAATGCTGGAAGAGGTAATCTAA
- a CDS encoding gamma carbonic anhydrase family protein has translation MNSDTSAGTPAFIAKNATVTGDVSIADDVSIWYGAVIRADKDRIMVHTGSNIQDNAVVHTTTGCPVTIGRDVSVGHGAIIHGATIQDRVLVGMGAIIMNNATVGEDSIIAAGSVVTEGKEIPPRSLVMGVPGKVIREVSEEQIKQILDNARSYVKLGKEANNG, from the coding sequence ATGAATAGCGATACTTCTGCCGGAACACCCGCATTTATTGCAAAAAATGCAACCGTGACCGGCGATGTCAGCATCGCAGACGATGTCAGCATCTGGTACGGCGCAGTCATCAGGGCTGATAAAGACCGAATCATGGTCCACACAGGTTCAAATATACAGGACAACGCTGTTGTTCACACCACCACCGGATGTCCGGTTACCATTGGCAGGGATGTTTCTGTCGGCCATGGCGCCATTATCCACGGTGCAACAATACAGGACCGTGTGCTGGTCGGCATGGGTGCCATCATCATGAATAACGCAACTGTCGGAGAAGACAGCATAATCGCGGCGGGCTCTGTCGTCACCGAAGGAAAAGAGATCCCCCCCCGGTCTCTTGTAATGGGCGTACCGGGCAAAGTAATACGGGAAGTGTCAGAGGAACAGATCAAACAGATTCTGGATAATGCCCGTTCCTATGTCAAACTCGGTAAGGAGGCAAACAATGGCTGA
- a CDS encoding CoB--CoM heterodisulfide reductase iron-sulfur subunit A family protein, producing the protein MAEVAVIGGGVAGIQAALDIANHGIRVHLIEREPSIGGHMAQLDKTFPTNDCSMCILSPKMVDVSRNPNVVLHTLTEVTSITGDVGDFTITAIRHPRYVDETTCNGCGDCTEICPVEVYNPFDAGVGVRKAIYKPHPQVVPNITIRDAVHCIDCGLCYDICGKDAILREEEEKEVILNVASVVIATGYRTFDAEKKTAFGYLRHPDVITGLEFERLINASGPTGGKIKRLSNGKEPKHIVFIQCFGSRDIPAHRPYCSGVCCMYAIKNALLIKEKNPDIEVTICYMDIRAYGKGYEEYYVRAQELGVRFLRSRPGEIIRTKDGMVLPVENTETSELENLKAELVVLSTGLEPADGAAELAEKFGIELDENGFFEQIDTKCAPVQTVRPGIYIAGAAVAPKDIPDSVTQGEAAAMRAFLDASATE; encoded by the coding sequence ATGGCTGAAGTGGCAGTTATTGGCGGCGGGGTCGCCGGCATCCAGGCAGCCCTTGATATCGCAAACCACGGTATCCGGGTACACCTAATCGAACGCGAACCATCCATCGGGGGACATATGGCCCAGCTGGACAAGACGTTCCCGACAAACGACTGTTCAATGTGCATTCTCTCTCCGAAGATGGTGGATGTCTCCCGCAATCCGAATGTCGTCCTTCACACACTGACCGAGGTCACAAGCATCACCGGGGATGTCGGTGATTTCACCATAACAGCCATCCGTCACCCCCGCTATGTCGATGAAACTACCTGCAACGGGTGCGGGGACTGCACAGAAATCTGTCCGGTCGAGGTGTACAATCCCTTTGATGCCGGCGTGGGTGTCAGGAAGGCGATCTACAAGCCGCATCCACAGGTCGTGCCAAACATCACGATTCGCGACGCAGTGCACTGTATTGACTGTGGCCTCTGCTATGACATCTGTGGCAAGGACGCCATCTTACGCGAAGAAGAGGAGAAAGAGGTAATACTCAATGTTGCCTCTGTCGTAATTGCAACGGGTTACCGGACCTTTGACGCAGAGAAAAAGACGGCATTCGGATACCTGCGCCACCCCGATGTAATTACCGGCCTTGAATTTGAACGGCTCATCAATGCAAGTGGGCCAACCGGCGGAAAGATCAAGCGACTTTCAAACGGAAAAGAACCAAAACATATCGTATTTATCCAGTGTTTCGGATCCCGTGACATCCCGGCCCACCGTCCTTACTGTTCGGGTGTCTGCTGCATGTATGCAATAAAAAATGCACTTCTTATCAAAGAAAAGAACCCGGATATTGAAGTCACCATCTGCTATATGGACATCCGTGCCTACGGAAAGGGATACGAAGAATATTATGTCCGGGCGCAGGAACTGGGAGTTCGCTTCCTTAGGAGTAGGCCGGGAGAGATAATCCGGACAAAAGACGGCATGGTGCTCCCGGTGGAAAACACGGAGACATCAGAACTGGAAAACCTGAAAGCAGAACTGGTGGTGCTCTCCACAGGTCTTGAACCGGCAGACGGAGCAGCCGAACTTGCAGAAAAGTTTGGCATAGAACTGGATGAAAATGGATTTTTTGAACAGATTGATACAAAATGCGCACCTGTCCAGACAGTCCGTCCGGGAATCTACATCGCCGGTGCTGCCGTAGCACCAAAGGATATCCCGGACAGCGTGACACAGGGAGAGGCAGCGGCAATGCGGGCTTTCCTTGATGCATCCGCCACTGAGTAA
- a CDS encoding DUF116 domain-containing protein — MSAEYIDPTAVVGTPWWDQLIYLIGEVTLFFFLFMIFVPLIMSIIIFLSIHNRRFYAPRLLKAGLVMTEGMIKAFCRLFGLEDQELTAFFIRLHNTLSTTSFEEIPVKERAIFIPQCMRAADCPAHLTPEGLVCRRCGRCEVGDNIDNLEEIGYKVWIAPGSTLIKRMFKKYHPKAIIGVGCLMEVKEGLEMCDKAGVIGMGVVTMRDGCVETAVNWPDVYDVALLGTEETDKAAI; from the coding sequence ATGAGTGCGGAATATATTGACCCAACGGCTGTTGTCGGCACACCATGGTGGGACCAGTTGATCTATCTCATTGGGGAAGTGACCCTTTTCTTCTTCCTGTTCATGATCTTTGTCCCGCTCATCATGAGCATCATCATCTTCCTCTCCATTCACAACCGCCGTTTTTATGCCCCGCGCCTGCTGAAGGCAGGCCTTGTAATGACAGAAGGGATGATCAAAGCGTTTTGCCGTCTTTTCGGGTTGGAAGACCAGGAACTGACCGCCTTTTTCATCAGGCTCCACAATACCCTCTCAACCACTTCATTTGAAGAAATCCCCGTTAAAGAACGTGCGATATTTATTCCGCAGTGCATGCGGGCAGCAGACTGCCCTGCACATCTCACCCCCGAAGGTCTTGTCTGCCGGCGTTGCGGCAGATGCGAAGTAGGGGACAATATTGACAACCTCGAAGAAATCGGATATAAGGTCTGGATTGCCCCCGGTTCAACACTCATCAAACGGATGTTCAAGAAATATCACCCGAAAGCCATCATCGGTGTCGGATGCCTGATGGAGGTAAAAGAAGGTCTTGAGATGTGTGACAAGGCAGGTGTCATCGGCATGGGTGTTGTCACCATGCGGGACGGATGTGTGGAGACAGCAGTAAACTGGCCGGATGTCTATGACGTGGCGCTGCTTGGAACAGAAGAGACGGATAAGGCGGCCATCTAA
- a CDS encoding polymer-forming cytoskeletal protein yields MKVYRQGDSFIAPKGSFFDGNVKIPGNFIVAPDTHFWGRLDVGGSLELGPRSTVGGDITCENAIIGNQVRIKGSLDVIENVTVCDEARIHSLHAGGDITLRPGVQVGDVSSDETIYVCGKIKSGKLTGRNVKVVGNGP; encoded by the coding sequence ATGAAAGTTTACCGGCAGGGAGACAGTTTCATTGCACCGAAGGGATCTTTCTTTGACGGTAATGTGAAAATACCCGGAAATTTTATCGTAGCCCCTGATACCCATTTCTGGGGGCGTCTTGACGTAGGTGGATCTCTTGAACTTGGCCCGCGTTCAACAGTCGGGGGAGACATCACCTGTGAGAATGCCATTATTGGAAATCAGGTGCGCATCAAAGGCTCTCTGGATGTCATTGAGAACGTAACGGTATGCGATGAAGCCCGTATTCACAGTCTGCACGCTGGTGGGGATATCACCCTGCGCCCTGGCGTGCAGGTGGGCGACGTCTCCTCTGATGAAACTATTTATGTGTGTGGGAAGATAAAGTCCGGAAAACTGACCGGGAGAAACGTAAAGGTGGTTGGAAACGGCCCTTAG
- the mtnA gene encoding S-methyl-5-thioribose-1-phosphate isomerase produces the protein MRTITWNTGSQCLTYIDQTRLPAEQVSVETRSVTRLADGIQRLEVRGAPALGVAGGYGVALSCLSHQEEMAPAFRESVIRDAAHLRATRPTAINLTWGIDRVLQTALQENTPAAAYAAALREAQAIEEEDVALCHRIGEFGAKLLPDTCTVLTHCNAGALACVEWGTALGVVRSAVKVGKNVSVLSCETRPLNQGSRLTAFELQADDIPVKTIPDSAAAHLMRKGMIDAVVVGADRITPDAVFNKIGTYMHAVCADRHNIPFYVAAPYSTLDLSQKESDITIEERSREELAVCGGKQLMPDGVPVVNPAFDTTPLSLVTAIITDKGILRYPYTELAEHDERVET, from the coding sequence ATGCGAACAATTACATGGAACACCGGCAGTCAGTGTCTCACATATATCGATCAGACACGCCTCCCTGCAGAGCAGGTGAGTGTGGAGACACGTTCGGTCACCCGTCTTGCAGATGGAATACAGCGCCTTGAAGTCCGTGGAGCACCCGCACTTGGGGTTGCCGGCGGCTACGGCGTCGCACTCTCCTGCCTTTCACACCAGGAAGAAATGGCACCGGCGTTCCGGGAGAGTGTGATACGGGATGCAGCACATCTCAGGGCGACACGCCCAACAGCTATCAACCTGACCTGGGGTATCGACCGTGTACTGCAAACTGCTCTGCAGGAAAATACTCCCGCTGCTGCATATGCAGCAGCGTTGCGGGAGGCACAGGCGATTGAAGAAGAGGATGTCGCGCTCTGCCACAGGATAGGCGAATTCGGAGCAAAACTCCTCCCGGACACCTGCACAGTCCTCACCCACTGCAATGCGGGAGCCCTCGCCTGTGTGGAATGGGGAACAGCATTGGGAGTCGTCCGTTCCGCAGTTAAAGTGGGAAAGAATGTGTCCGTTCTCTCCTGTGAGACACGCCCCTTAAACCAGGGGTCACGTCTCACCGCATTTGAACTGCAGGCAGACGACATCCCTGTGAAAACCATCCCCGACAGTGCCGCAGCGCACCTGATGCGAAAAGGGATGATCGATGCAGTGGTGGTCGGTGCTGACCGGATCACCCCAGACGCCGTCTTCAACAAGATCGGGACCTACATGCATGCCGTCTGTGCGGACCGCCACAACATCCCCTTCTATGTCGCAGCACCATATTCCACTCTGGATCTTTCGCAGAAAGAATCAGATATAACCATCGAAGAGCGTTCCCGTGAAGAACTGGCTGTATGCGGCGGGAAACAGTTGATGCCGGACGGTGTTCCTGTGGTCAACCCCGCCTTTGACACCACACCGCTCTCCCTTGTGACCGCAATCATTACAGACAAAGGGATCTTGCGGTATCCCTATACCGAACTTGCCGAGCATGACGAAAGGGTTGAAACATGA
- the pyrI gene encoding aspartate carbamoyltransferase regulatory subunit, with amino-acid sequence MEDKPQGLLISPIKDGTVIDHIRAGAALTVLRMLGITGQTEEELSIATNVTSMTCGQEGKKDIVKVSNRELSKEEVDRIALISPKATINIIRDYIVAEKKGVETPKLLYGIIKCTNSGCISNANEPIKSAFEVTEAGLHCLYCDTVITTDIESHII; translated from the coding sequence ATGGAAGATAAACCACAGGGTCTTCTGATAAGCCCCATCAAAGACGGTACGGTAATCGATCATATCCGGGCCGGTGCCGCACTTACCGTCCTGCGGATGCTTGGCATCACCGGCCAGACCGAGGAGGAGCTCTCTATTGCCACCAATGTGACCTCCATGACCTGCGGACAGGAAGGGAAAAAAGATATCGTCAAAGTGAGCAACCGCGAACTTTCAAAAGAAGAAGTCGACAGAATAGCCCTCATATCACCAAAGGCCACCATCAACATCATCCGGGATTACATCGTGGCCGAGAAAAAAGGCGTAGAGACACCAAAACTTCTCTACGGCATTATAAAGTGCACCAATTCAGGGTGCATCAGCAATGCCAATGAACCGATAAAAAGTGCATTTGAAGTGACGGAGGCAGGCCTTCACTGTCTGTATTGCGACACCGTCATAACAACCGATATTGAAAGCCACATCATCTGA
- a CDS encoding nascent polypeptide-associated complex protein: protein MMPGLNPKKMKQMMKQLGMKMEEIEGVERVVIYTTEGEYVFEPAEVVATTMQGTKTYQIQGSDPVFVPKELDIPDEDVMLVAEQAQVSPDEARTALKETNGEIADAIIRLTSA, encoded by the coding sequence ATGATGCCAGGATTAAATCCAAAAAAGATGAAACAGATGATGAAACAGCTCGGCATGAAGATGGAAGAGATCGAGGGTGTCGAGCGGGTTGTCATCTATACGACTGAAGGTGAATATGTCTTTGAACCCGCAGAGGTTGTGGCAACCACCATGCAGGGAACAAAGACCTATCAGATTCAGGGTAGTGATCCGGTATTTGTCCCGAAAGAACTGGACATACCCGATGAGGACGTGATGCTTGTCGCAGAACAGGCGCAGGTATCACCTGACGAAGCACGTACTGCACTTAAAGAAACAAACGGCGAGATTGCAGATGCGATTATCAGACTTACAAGCGCATGA
- a CDS encoding methyltransferase domain-containing protein, which yields MIRDGQRVLLIHDGKEYYVRAGNGTLSTDKGIIDLNVLMDATPGETIETHLGIPFYIRIPRPTDFFSHARRTGAPMLPKDIGMVCALTGMNRNDDVLDAGTGSGIASIFFGGIAKSVRTFEIREEFAKVCRKNIEEAGLENVEVVAGDMLDAEGSFDVVHLDLQITEAHIHHAHALLRPGGYLATYTPFLEQTFIVMDTAEPLFTDVVCHELIGRELTRTKRGTRPSTRVSHSGYITVARKE from the coding sequence ATGATTCGTGATGGCCAGCGTGTCCTTCTTATCCATGACGGGAAGGAATATTACGTCCGTGCAGGGAATGGAACCCTCTCCACCGACAAAGGCATCATCGATCTGAATGTCTTAATGGATGCAACGCCAGGTGAGACTATAGAAACACACCTGGGCATCCCATTCTATATCCGAATCCCACGGCCGACAGACTTCTTCTCCCATGCCCGGCGTACCGGCGCACCGATGCTCCCGAAGGATATCGGGATGGTGTGTGCGCTGACGGGCATGAACAGAAATGATGATGTCCTTGACGCGGGGACCGGCAGCGGAATTGCTTCGATATTCTTTGGCGGAATTGCCAAAAGCGTGAGAACATTTGAAATTCGTGAGGAATTTGCCAAGGTTTGCCGTAAAAATATCGAAGAGGCGGGTCTTGAGAATGTCGAAGTCGTTGCAGGAGACATGCTTGATGCAGAAGGGTCTTTTGATGTCGTTCATCTGGATCTGCAGATCACGGAGGCGCATATCCATCATGCCCATGCCCTCCTGAGACCAGGTGGATATCTTGCAACGTATACACCGTTTTTAGAACAGACATTCATCGTCATGGATACGGCAGAACCACTCTTTACGGATGTCGTCTGCCACGAACTGATAGGACGTGAGCTTACACGGACAAAGCGCGGGACGCGCCCGTCCACGCGCGTAAGCCACAGCGGATATATCACCGTTGCCCGGAAGGAATAA
- a CDS encoding geranylgeranylglycerol-phosphate geranylgeranyltransferase produces the protein MSLRGYLRIVRPVNALVAGIAVLLGVLVAGVAITPPLFLLVVAVFCITGAGNAVNDYCDREIDAINRPERPIPSGSVSIRGAAFYSTFLFLVGIMLAALVNPLCFGLACLNSILLVTYAAWLKRVPLAGNLVVSYLAGSIFLFGGAAAGINGVILNLPLAGIVFLPMIAREILKDAEDIEGDQEGGARTLPMVIGVLPSCRIAGVLAAGAVILSILPIVPWWSVWYLATIALADVIILFAAVSSIRCTTSACVRDSGATTTLKSGMFAALAILILWALSG, from the coding sequence ATGAGTCTTCGTGGGTATTTGCGGATAGTGCGCCCTGTCAATGCACTTGTGGCAGGCATCGCCGTCCTGCTGGGTGTGCTTGTCGCGGGAGTTGCGATTACTCCCCCCCTCTTTCTGCTTGTTGTGGCGGTATTCTGCATTACCGGTGCGGGGAATGCAGTCAATGACTATTGTGACCGTGAGATTGATGCAATCAACCGGCCAGAGAGACCTATTCCCTCCGGTTCTGTCAGTATCCGTGGCGCGGCATTCTACAGTACCTTTCTTTTTCTCGTTGGCATCATGCTCGCAGCACTCGTAAATCCATTGTGTTTTGGACTCGCCTGTCTCAATTCCATTCTTCTGGTGACCTATGCAGCCTGGCTGAAGAGGGTGCCGCTTGCAGGAAATCTTGTGGTGTCGTATCTGGCGGGAAGTATCTTTCTCTTTGGCGGTGCTGCCGCAGGGATAAACGGGGTCATCCTGAATCTTCCTCTTGCAGGCATTGTATTTCTCCCGATGATCGCACGTGAGATTCTGAAAGATGCAGAAGATATCGAAGGGGACCAGGAAGGAGGTGCCCGCACGCTGCCGATGGTCATCGGCGTCCTTCCCTCCTGTCGGATAGCAGGAGTACTTGCGGCAGGAGCAGTCATTCTCAGTATTCTGCCGATTGTTCCCTGGTGGAGTGTCTGGTATCTTGCAACGATTGCTCTGGCAGATGTCATCATCCTCTTTGCAGCAGTATCGTCCATCCGGTGCACCACGTCTGCCTGTGTAAGGGATTCGGGTGCAACAACAACACTTAAATCCGGAATGTTTGCTGCACTCGCAATACTGATCTTGTGGGCGCTCAGTGGCTAG